The Candidatus Obscuribacterales bacterium DNA segment GGATGAACTGTCCTGTACCGAATACCAGCTTGCTGCAACACTGAAAGAACATTGCCATAATCGGCTAAGAAAGTACGTAAACCAGCCGTCTGCACAGCGCGCATAATAAACAGCTCTTCGACATAAAGCTCATAGTCATAGACATCCTTACCTGCAAGCCATTCACCAAGTGCCTCACTCAACTTTCTAGAATCAATAGTTATGATTCCATCCCTGTCATCCGGATCTATCAGAGGCATGTCTATAAAGAATGGAAGCTCCGGATCGTTAGTATCTATCAGGGCAACTGCTCCCTTTTGCCCTGGATCAATTCCGCAAAAAATCACGCTGTCTTCCTCGCCTTCTGAATGCGGCTCAAGGCATGTAGATATTTTGCTTCCGTCAATCCGTATACATTTTGATTTGCTTCGTCATATATCACCTGGAAATCAGCGGTAAGCATGCGTCTAACAGCGTCTTTAGCTGTATCAAAATCCATCCCTACATCACTCATGGCTGTGTTAATCAGTAGTGAAACGCCTTCAGTACCCATCTCATCACTGCCGGTTATCGCTTGTCCATCAAATATATTGATGGCATCTGCCATTGCTCTATCGGCTTCTGTTGGCTCAGGCATTTCTTGCTGAGCTTCCATAATTTGGTCAACATCTTCCGGCGGATTCTCTGGAACCTCACCGAATAAGTCTTCGCATTCACGGACGAAATCTGGATCTAATTGCTCATTCAAGCCAAGATCTTCATTTACTTGCTTTAGCTCAGCTTGCTTTTCTTCGTTACGGCTCCGCATAATTTCGCGAATCTTGGAACCGCCTTCACTTGCTGGCAAGAGTGATATTGAACTGATCCATTTAGTAAGTTCTTCCGAATTCAGGACTGATTTGCCACCAAATGACATTTCAAATCCTTTCTGTGATCCAATTTCTCGGACGATTAGCTTTCCCTCTGTCTGAATTTCTATCGGCATTTCTCTTCCTTATATATGCGTTACGGTCTGCCTGTAAGTGTCAGTTCTTTTGAATTCACCAGCTCGTCAGTTGCTGACTGAATACGCTTTTGAATTTCATTCAATAGATCCCATTGATGCTGCCGTGTGCAGCCTACCAGCGGCAGCTCAGCCAATATCTCTATCTGAATCAGTCGTCGTGGATTGAGCGACTTACGTCTTTCTTGCGTTGTTATATTCAATTTCTGAATCATGTTTTTCCTCGCGCCATAGCGGCTGGAAGCCCCGAAGGACTTCCAACTATTTTGTTTTTCGATCCTTACAGTTTCTTCCAGCCGCTGACACCATAAGTGGTGTCATTTCTTATGCGGTTATTATCCTGCACTATCGTTCAGGATTCAAGCACTAAAAGCAGCTAATTTTCGGGAATCAGTTACTGATCGAAATACGAGTGGTGTCACTTATATATCGGCGCTATAGGGAATAGTATTTTCTTAATCAGAGTTAAGGAATGGTATCAACTCTCTTAGAGAAACTTTTCGGGCAAAAAGTTATTGGCTTGACACATGCACACCTAATTGGAAATACGTACCACGTACTTCCGTTTTCTTCACGGTGAGAAAACCGGTTCAATTTCATGGCATTTCTGTTCAGTTTTCCCACCAGCGCATGAGCATGTTTTGCTGTTTCTTGGCTGGGATGAACCGATTTTATTTCATACAGATTTTCGGTTGGTTCGTGCAACACAGAAAATAAATTCTATTGTTGGCTGACAAGGTGGAGTCAAATTCCCTAAGAATCGGATGATTCATCTCTATCTTGAAAAGGCTGGGGGTCCTGAACAGTTTGCTGCATAGGCTGCACAGTTTCTGAACAGTTTGTCTAAAACTGTTCAGCCTAGTCTATGCCTCGCTGGTGGCGGGTTTCCCTACATAACCTGAACAGTCTGCATACTTTTTTCTGGAAAAAAATAAAAAGAGAAAAAGAAGAAAAAGAAGAATAGAAAAAGAGAAGAAATAGAGTAAAAAGCGTAAAAGAATAGGGAAAAACTGTGCAAGACTGTTCAGGAATGGGATATGACAAGTCGAATTTATAGCACTGGTGTGCATTACGGCGACTGCACACTTGGCAGCCAAAACTATTCAGGACTGTGCAGAACTGTGCAGCCGGTTTTTTAGTTGTTAAGATGCAGAGACTAGCCGCTTGGCTAGTTCATCGAGGTCTATCTTGGCAGCTTGAGCGATTTGGGCTGCTTTCTCAAGGCTCGGTTGTTTGCCTTCATAGACATAAGAATGGCAAGTCCGGTCTGACAGATTGCTTGCTCGCGCCATTTCGGTTGGATTCATCCAGCCAGCTTTATCCATGACCCATTGCCAGGCTTTTAATGGTGTTTTGTGTGATATGCCTGCCATTAGTTATTCTCCGGATTTGGCAATGTTTTGAAAAGATGGAATGAGCGTGTGTACAAAAAATCAAGCAAGTTCTTCATGCCGTCTTTGGCTGAACTCGTGCTCTTCTCAAATATCGGCTGCAAATTAGAGTTATGGAAAAGTTGAGCAAGGGCTAAATCGCTGTTTGTATTTGCCATGGCGGTCATGATTGTTATGCCGGACTCATTCTTTATGTCCGGCATTTTGTTTTCTATGAGTTTGAGTAGTTCTCGAATATCCCGGGCAAGAGATTCAAGCGTGATCTGGCTCTCATCGATATCGAGCGAAAATTTCCTTTCCATGACATGTTCTCCAGCATTAGAACTTGAACAGATCAGCTGTATCTAATGGATGAACGATCAATATCGTTTAGGATATGTCGCCTCAAGATGACCTATATCAAGCGTGTATGTAAGATATGCCGGAGGTCGGAGTCGAACCGACACGCCCTTTCAGGCGGATGATTTTGAGTCAACTGCGTCTGCCATTTCGCCACTCCGGCATCAAATGGGTCTAACATTCTACACTGCCGTTGGCATCCAGGGTGGTCTTGGCAGCCGGGCGTTAAGGGATGGTAATCAATTGCTAGAATTGACCCATGCGATGCCTAATTACCGGATTTAATGCTTTCGGCGAATTTGCCGTCAACCCTAGCGAAGAAGTGGTCGGACGCCTGCCTGATGCGGTCAAAGTTTCTAAGCAATGGCTGGAAATTGAGCGGCTTATTTTGCCGTGCTCGGGCAAGAAGATGTGGCAGAAATTAGATTCAGCCGTCGGAAAGACATCCAAGAAAGAGCCATTGATTCTCATCATGACTGGTTTGGCAGCCGATAGAGACCGCCTCTGCCTTGAGCGTTTTGCGGTCAATATAAAGGACTATCGCATTCCAGATAATGACGGCTGGCAACCGCAAGATACGCCGATTATCGCCAAAGCACCTGCCGGACTTGCTTCCGACCTTCCGCTGACGCGTTTGGAAAAGCGTCTGGCGAGCCAGAAAATCGCAGTAGACATTTCCAATTACGCCGGCTCCTACTTATGTAATGAAATTTACTACAAGGCACTGTCTACTTGGCAAAAGCAGCCTGGTAGTGCAGCGGTTCTTTTCGTGCACATTCCGCAGCCGAAGCTCTATATGAAAAAGCATCAACCAAAGTGGAACAGAGAAAAGACTCTCACTCATTTTGCTCAGGCTCTGGTAGAAACAGTTGAGTTTTCTCATAGCTGGCTTAGCCGCTAGACCGGCTTTCCAAGACGATAGAATTGGTTTTTCGCCTCGAGGCGGCAAGTTCCAAATTGGAGATAGTTCCCATGGGAAAATTTATTCTGGCGATTGATCAAGGCACCACAAGTTGCAGAGCTATTGTTTTCGACAAGAGCGGCAAATCAATGGGTGTTGGTCAGCGCGAATTTACGCAACATTTTCCGCAGCCTGGTTGGGTTGAGCACAATGCTGAAGAAATTTGGGACACGCAAAAGGCTTGCATCGGCGAGGCAATTAAAAAAGCCGGAATTCAGCCGGATGAAATTGCTTGTGTTGGTATCACTAACCAGCGCGAGACAACTGTTGTCTGGGATCGCAAAACAGGCAAACCAATCTTTCACGCTATTGTCTGGCAGTGCCGTCGCACACAAGAAGCCGCTGAGAAATTGAAGGCTGCTGATTCAGAATTATTCCGCAACAAAACAGGACTTGTTCCAGACGCATATTTTTCCGGTTTGAAAATTCGCTGGATTCTAGACAATGTTCCAGGTGCTGCAAAGCTTGCCGAAGCTGGTCAGCTTGCTTTCGGCACAATTGACACGTGGATAATTTGGAATTTGACTGGTGGCGCAAGCCACTTTACAGAGCCAAGCAATGCTTCGCGTACCATGCTCTACAACATTCAGACGCTTGATTGGGATGATGAATTGCTCGGGAAAATTGGCGTTCCGCGCTCGATGATGCCGCAGGTTATTTCATCCAATGGAAATTTCGGTACGACAAAAAAGGAACTAGTTGGATTTGAAGCACCGATTCTCTCCAACTTGGGCGACCAACAAGCAGCGCTATTTGGTCAAGGCTGCTTCAAGCCAGGCATGGCAAAGTGCACTTACGGTACAGGCAGTTTCTTGCTGGCTAACATCGGCAGCAATTTCAAACTTGTACAAGGACTGTTAACGACAGTCGCCTGGAAGCTAGACGGTGAGCCTGTTACATACGCCTTTGAAGGCGCCAACTTTATTGCCGGTGCTGCAATTCAGTGGTTGCGCGATGGATTGGGTATTATCAAATCCAGCGATGAAGTTGAGTCATTTACAAATTTATTGCACAGCAATGAAGGAGTCTACTTCGTACCGGCTTTAGTGGGACTTGGTTCACCCTGGTGGAATTCAGATGTACGCGGCACAATTGTCGGACTGACACGCGGTACTACTCGCGCGCATTTTGTGCGTGCAGCAGTGGAAGCAATGGCGTATCAAGTTACCGACGTTGCTTTAGATATTGAGCAGCACGGCATCAAGCTTTCCGAATTGCGCGTTGACGGTGGTGCTACACGCAATAAATTCCTCCTGCATTTCCAGGCAGACTTGATTCACATTCCGGTTATTCGCTCGTCTCAAATGGAGTCGACGGCATGGGGCGTGGCTGCTCTAGCCGGCATAAAAGCCGGGCTGATAGCCAATCTCGATGAAGTGTCATCCAACTGGCAGCACGATTTGACTGCGGTTCCAGAGCACGACAGAAGCGCTGATTATGCAGGCTGGCACAAGGCTATTCTTGCTACATTCGCCCAGGCAGCCAATCCTAAAGAGAATAAGGTCCCGGCAGCCACACGTTAAGCACCTCCAAACTTTCTCCATAATTTTGGGGAATAATGAAATAGTAGACTCCAGGCTTAACCAATGGACTTAAAGCTCCTAACGCCTATCCTACTGTCGTTTTTCATGGCTTCCGGCTGTTTAGCGAATTCGCTGTCCGGACAAGCTGTAGGCACGGTTGCCCATCAGGGGTGGATTGAAAGCTCCCCAGGGTTTAATGTGCGGACTAGTCCGGAGACCTATTTCCGAGCCTATAACAAAGACTGTGTTCAGCTATTTTCCGGCGAGCTATTGCTCGTGGCTAAGGCGAGCGGAGTCGTCATAACGCCTCTTGCTGTTACCTACGTGAAGGCAGATTCCATCGTGCTCTTTCGCGTCAACACCGGCATTGAAAGAGTATTCGTACTCTCAGTGCCAGGCAAGAATTCGGTTGCCACCATAGCCAACAATCACGCAGCTCGTCTGCATGCCGGTCACGAAGTAGTCGTGACTGATCACCAACCACGCATTCGTGAGACGCGTCAGTCCGACTCAATTGGCAGGCGGGAATTTCGCGCCTTTTCCGTCGGTCACGATCTCTATATGACCACAACTGAATTCTCCATCTGGCATGTTGTAAGTTTATGCCCGCTGTTTCAAGCATCCGATCCACTTTCACGCTGGACCAGAGCTCAGGTTTTGAAAACAGCCAATGTGGTCGACCTGGTTATGGCTAAACACGGAGAGTATCTCACTCAACCGTTAGATGAATTGTTGGATTTTGAGCCACTTTAATCCACTAAGCCTGCATTAAACCCTGATAGAATGGCCCACATGAAAGTAAAGCGCTTACTATTAACACTTTTAGTTCTGGCATTAAGCCTTCAAGCCGCCGCATTACCGGCTGCCTGCTGTGCAGCGACGTTGAGCCAGCCAGCCCACTGCGCTGCAGTAGTCAAAAAGTGTTGTGCGGTAAAACCAATGCCTTGTTGTCAGATACAACAAGGTAATTGCAACACCCGACCGCAACCTCCGGAAGATCGCTTAGCTTCAGCAGATCAATTGACTGCTCAATTATCAGAATCAGATTTAGTCCTGCGCCAAGTTGTACTTGATGTTTCATCACAAGAGTTGATGCGTCAGGCGACGACCACGCGCGTTGCTATCAATACGGAAAAATACAAACCGGACAGACTCTACATACTTAATCGTGCACTTTTGATGTGAACAGGCTTTTGCAATGGCGCATTTCATGCGCCCGTACGTAGTTTGTTTATTTCAAAGGAGATTTCTTATGAATAGAATGTTCATTATTGCCGTGGCGTTGTTTGCACTTATGGCAGGATTGATGCCTGCTCAAGTAATTGCTCCAGCATCAGCCATGGATCATGCTCAACATCAAGCTTGCATTAAAGAGTGCCACACATGCGGAGAGGTGTGCAAAAAGGCAATTAGTTATAGCAAGAAAAAAGGTGGTGCGCTTGCAAATGCTAAGCACATCAATGCGCTTGAAGATTGCGCTTCTGCCTGCAGAATCAGCGAGGACTACATGACGAGGAATTCCGACCTCATGAAGAAGACCTGCGCCCTCTGCGAGGAAGTATGCCGCAAGTGTGCCGAATCATGCGACCAATTCAAAGACGACGCTGAAATGAAGGCATGCGCTGAGGAGTGCCGCAAATGCGCGGATTCTTGCAAGAAGATGCAGGAGAGCTAGCGTAGGATTAGTGGGGGCGCATGCAATGCGCCCCTACGCCTTGTTAACTGCGTCTTCGTCTACACGCGCTTGTCCGATCCGTTGTGCGGGCATGCGTATACGTTTCCGAAGTATTGTAGGGGCGCATTGCATGCGCCCTTACATGTTTACGGACTACTTCTTCCCACCCGCAACAAGTTGCGGAATTGGCAAGCTCGGCTTCTTGCTGAAGTCGGGCAGCTTCACTGGGTTTTTCTCCAGCGATTCCGTCAACAACTCAATACCTTTCTCCAGCTGCGGATCACGTTCGGCGACGTGGTCTTGCGGTGAGATATCGATGTCGTGGTCGGGATCTGTTCCGTAGTTTTCGACAGCCCAGCCTACATCTTTAAACCAGAATGAAAATTCAGGTTGAGTTGTAATCGTGCCATCAACAAGACGGTGATTCGGACTGATACCGATGACACCGCCCCATGTGCGCTTACCAACCAGCGGTCCAAGCTTGTACAATTTAAATCCGTGGCTGAAGATGTCTCCGTCAGACCCGGCTTTTTCGTTTGTCAGACAAACCATAGGACCAAAAGGAGCTTCGTATGGATAGGAGACAGGTCTTCCCCACCTTGGCACACTATAGCCAACGCGTTTTCTGGCAAGCTTCTCCAAGAGCAATCCGGAAACGTGTCCACCGCGATTGTAGCGGACATCAATAACTAGACCCATCCTGTGCATTTCCAACAAGTAGCCTCGATGGAATTCGGCAAAGCCTGGTGGTCCCATATCCGGAATGTGTAGATAACCGAGTTTGCCTTTGCTCTTCTCGTGCACAATTCGTCTATTGGTTTCAACCCAATTGCGATAGCGAAGGGTATGCTCTTCTCTTAGCGTCTTCACGACGACTTGTCGCTTGGCGCCAGACGACGACATGATAGTCAGAGCGACATTCTTGTCACCCGTATTTACCAACAACTCTTGCAATGAGCAGTCTTTACGGATAGCACGTCCACCGACAGCGACAATGAATTCGCCTTCGTTAACATTGACACCTGGCTCAGCGAGAGGTGAATCACAGCCTCTGTCCCAAGAGTCGCCACGAATTATGCGATCGATGCGATACGCAGTTTTCTTCTCGTCAAAGGAAATATCCGCTCCTAAAAATCCTTGTTGGTAATAAGGCGGATGACGATGGTCGCCAAGGAATTCGTAGACGTGAGATGTTCCTAGCTCGCCGTGCATTTCCCAAATCAAATCGGACAATTCACTGCGCGTTCTAACGAGCGGAAGCAACTTCGCATAACGCTTATGAACAAACGGCCAATCAATGTCGGACATTTTCTCGTCCCAGAATTGGTCGATTTGCATGCGCCAAGCTTCATCATACATTTGCTGCCATTCTTGTTTAGGTTCAACAAGGACATGAGCGCGTCCGAGGTCAACCCAACCACTCTTGCGTCCCACTTCATCGGAAACGGCAGCTGGCGCATCTGAAGACAACGGTGCCAAAGCATCGACAACTCTGATTTTGTTTCTGCTTCTGTAGAACAAACTGCGATGATCATTAGCAAGTCTAATCTTTTCGGCATCAGACGCTATGGTCACCAACTTTTGATCTTTGAGATCATAAGCCATCAGTGTTCCTAAATTGGCGCCTTCACCCAACCAATCAAAGTCGCGGCGAATACCCTTCACAGCAAGCTTGGTAAATATCACTCTGTCTTTTACAGCGACAAGCTTCGGGTAGCGACCTTCCTCGACAGGGAATGCCAGAATGCGGCTGCTTATACCGTCGAAGTCGATTTCGACTGGCGGCACATCGTCTTTACCGTTTTCCTTCTCCGCCTTTTTATCATCCTTCTTTGCCTCAACCGGTAATTCACCTGCAATAGGCATCGGCTTTTTGATAAATGGCGATGGCGTGTCCTTCTTAAGAGGCACAACGAAAGGACGGGCTGCCTGCGGGAAGCTCAATTCAAATTG contains these protein-coding regions:
- a CDS encoding pyroglutamyl-peptidase I, whose product is MRCLITGFNAFGEFAVNPSEEVVGRLPDAVKVSKQWLEIERLILPCSGKKMWQKLDSAVGKTSKKEPLILIMTGLAADRDRLCLERFAVNIKDYRIPDNDGWQPQDTPIIAKAPAGLASDLPLTRLEKRLASQKIAVDISNYAGSYLCNEIYYKALSTWQKQPGSAAVLFVHIPQPKLYMKKHQPKWNREKTLTHFAQALVETVEFSHSWLSR
- the glpK gene encoding glycerol kinase GlpK, encoding MGKFILAIDQGTTSCRAIVFDKSGKSMGVGQREFTQHFPQPGWVEHNAEEIWDTQKACIGEAIKKAGIQPDEIACVGITNQRETTVVWDRKTGKPIFHAIVWQCRRTQEAAEKLKAADSELFRNKTGLVPDAYFSGLKIRWILDNVPGAAKLAEAGQLAFGTIDTWIIWNLTGGASHFTEPSNASRTMLYNIQTLDWDDELLGKIGVPRSMMPQVISSNGNFGTTKKELVGFEAPILSNLGDQQAALFGQGCFKPGMAKCTYGTGSFLLANIGSNFKLVQGLLTTVAWKLDGEPVTYAFEGANFIAGAAIQWLRDGLGIIKSSDEVESFTNLLHSNEGVYFVPALVGLGSPWWNSDVRGTIVGLTRGTTRAHFVRAAVEAMAYQVTDVALDIEQHGIKLSELRVDGGATRNKFLLHFQADLIHIPVIRSSQMESTAWGVAALAGIKAGLIANLDEVSSNWQHDLTAVPEHDRSADYAGWHKAILATFAQAANPKENKVPAATR
- a CDS encoding four-helix bundle copper-binding protein, which produces MNRMFIIAVALFALMAGLMPAQVIAPASAMDHAQHQACIKECHTCGEVCKKAISYSKKKGGALANAKHINALEDCASACRISEDYMTRNSDLMKKTCALCEEVCRKCAESCDQFKDDAEMKACAEECRKCADSCKKMQES
- a CDS encoding PDZ domain-containing protein yields the protein MSVKGYYRFPTIYADNIVFTCEDDLWSVPSEGGIARRLTAGKGVSSMPRFSPDGKRIAFICTEEGNPEIYVMPAKGGDPKRISYLGTYVHQLSGWTKDGKEILFASNYRSAFINAMQLYAIDVETGAVRPFNYGDGQTISMGDDNATVIGRNNSDPARWKRYRGGLAGDLWVDAKGKGEFERLIELKGNLVCPMWIGQRVYFLSDHEGVGNIYSCESNGSDLKHHSDHDEYYVRYPSTDGKRIVYTAGGDIYVLDTFDNSVHRLDVLIPSAPTQSTRKFVPVADRLEHVSPHPKGHSVALISRGQPFTMPLWEEAPIQHGVGSRVRYRLSEWLSDGKRFAVVNDQPGHDQVEIHYADQSEEPVVVTADQIGRITELVPSPKEDTIAIANHRQELFILDVKAKIMRKVDESASARICDLAWSPDGKWLAYSWSPDLYFEDWERMKFSIIRILDVANGKKHDVTDALRTDYCPSFDPEGKYLYFIGVRDFNPVYDEHQFELSFPQAARPFVVPLKKDTPSPFIKKPMPIAGELPVEAKKDDKKAEKENGKDDVPPVEIDFDGISSRILAFPVEEGRYPKLVAVKDRVIFTKLAVKGIRRDFDWLGEGANLGTLMAYDLKDQKLVTIASDAEKIRLANDHRSLFYRSRNKIRVVDALAPLSSDAPAAVSDEVGRKSGWVDLGRAHVLVEPKQEWQQMYDEAWRMQIDQFWDEKMSDIDWPFVHKRYAKLLPLVRTRSELSDLIWEMHGELGTSHVYEFLGDHRHPPYYQQGFLGADISFDEKKTAYRIDRIIRGDSWDRGCDSPLAEPGVNVNEGEFIVAVGGRAIRKDCSLQELLVNTGDKNVALTIMSSSGAKRQVVVKTLREEHTLRYRNWVETNRRIVHEKSKGKLGYLHIPDMGPPGFAEFHRGYLLEMHRMGLVIDVRYNRGGHVSGLLLEKLARKRVGYSVPRWGRPVSYPYEAPFGPMVCLTNEKAGSDGDIFSHGFKLYKLGPLVGKRTWGGVIGISPNHRLVDGTITTQPEFSFWFKDVGWAVENYGTDPDHDIDISPQDHVAERDPQLEKGIELLTESLEKNPVKLPDFSKKPSLPIPQLVAGGKK